One genomic window of Aquisalimonas sp. 2447 includes the following:
- a CDS encoding DUF1289 domain-containing protein: MAKEIESPCVEVCRFKGDVCEGCGRSKREIRAWHGMKRKDRIMTARKARERLKKVPR; the protein is encoded by the coding sequence ATGGCCAAGGAGATTGAAAGCCCCTGTGTCGAAGTCTGCCGTTTCAAGGGGGATGTCTGCGAGGGCTGTGGTCGCAGTAAACGCGAGATCCGGGCTTGGCACGGTATGAAACGCAAGGATCGGATCATGACGGCGAGGAAGGCGCGCGAGCGTTTGAAGAAAGTGCCTCGTTGA